A genomic window from Silene latifolia isolate original U9 population chromosome 11, ASM4854445v1, whole genome shotgun sequence includes:
- the LOC141613535 gene encoding uncharacterized protein LOC141613535, with protein MPFWPFTKNGTFTVKSGYRLIFHSYMAARSSIKDRSRINDRGREFCRKTLWNLPVPAVWKILIWKIIVKALPIGSEFQKRKLDIEPFCGMCGGGQKCVESMEHLFRDCSLVQRLWAASELGIRVESAEGLSVTEWIYDWMRYFSKNEGGEDKMITFVAILWGVWSLRNRVIFQDLDLNPFTITWCFFSSIRKNVQVLCSSHLTQQPLSKLQSSEEGSSQEDREAIRNGHPVNLIGNHNACGVVRIKVDASWLRNFEPAVGWIAFDHAGKEITRRQVHTRAESALQAEALGVRDVLSWAQEQRILHVAVLSDCLQLINQVAGIDKEDHMIAGILEDVRDRFSFFSFFESKFYS; from the coding sequence TACGGTTAAGAGTGGATACAGACTTATTTTTCATAGCTACATGGCCGCAAGAAGTTCCATTAAAGACAGGTCAAGAATAAATGATAGAGGGAGAGAGTTCTGTAGGAAAACGTTATGGAACTTACCCGTTCCAGCGGTTTGGAAAATCCTTATCTGGAAGATTATCGTAAAGGCTTTGCCTATTGGTAGTGAGTTTCAGAAACGTAAGCTTGACATCGAACCTTTCTGTGGCATGTGTGGAGGGGGTCAGAAATGCGTGGAATCCATGGAACATCTCTTTCGCGATTGTAGTCTTGTTCAAAGGCTATGGGCGGCCTCGGAGTTGGGAATCCGGGTGGAGAGTGCCGAGGGGCTCTCGGTCACTGAATGGATTTATGACTGGATGCGCTACTTCTCAAAAAATGAAGGGGGCGAGGACAAGATGATTACTTTTGTGGCCATCCTGTGGGGTGTGTGGTCGTTAAGAAATAGGGTTATTTTTCAGGATTTGGATCTAAACCCGTTTACAATTACGTGGTGTTTCTTTAGTTCAATCCGGAAAAATGTTCAGGTGCTATGTAGCTCCCATCTTACACAACAACCCCTATCAAAGCTCCAAAGCTCTGAGGAAGGCTCGTCACAAGAGGACCGTGAGGCCATTCGCAATGGTCATCCCGTCAATCTCATTGGAAACCACAACGCTTGTGGGGTGGTTAGGATCAAAGTGGATGCTAGCTGGTTACGGAACTTTGAACCGGCGGTCGGTTGGATTGCTTTCGATCATGCAGGCAAGGAAATAACGAGGAGACAAGTGCATACCAGGGCTGAATCGGCATTACAAGCAGAAGCACTCGGAGTCAGAGACGTTTTGTCATGGGCGCAAGAACAGAGAATACTCCATGTTGCTGTTTTGTCTGACTGTTTACAGTTGATCAATCAGGTAGCGGGGATTGATAAGGAAGATCATATGATTGCCGGTATCCTGGAGGATGTTCGTGATCGTTTtagttttttttcattttttgagTCTAAGTTTTATTCCTAG